One window from the genome of Micromonospora aurantiaca ATCC 27029 encodes:
- a CDS encoding helix-turn-helix transcriptional regulator: protein MASDVDTAPLVGRTGTMATLRSALFDDLRPGQTGAVFLTGESGVGKTRLLTEVGEQLRQTGALVLTGTCLDIGDASPLHPVRQALRRLDAEQAQARTTSAIRGVLQVFDEETPGPDGAGALLERVAQGLHVVAGGRPLVLVLDDLQWVDRSTRQLLLYLLAGLGDLQLSVLAAIRAESLRGAHPLRRVLTELRRLRSVRVIDLLPLDRSATDELAAAVVGAPLPPEAADQLWQRSGGNPFVVEELARDRRDGRDGLSDTLREVFLDRVDALPQPAHAVVHAVAVGVEPVEHWLLAQVVRLPEEELLDAVREAVAHRLLVGADDGYRLRHRLVAEVLAHELLPAERAALHRRYAEALTAVPAELHQARLAHHWRHAGEPARALPAAMAAAREAERLHGYAEAHRHWSAALTLATEPAAVLPDGARPEPVEVDRAELLSHAAEAAHHSGEHARALTLLEELADDPSGPPVCALRIRRARYLAAAGRSAPAEQEYRRVLDSPDCTPRERCTAAARLAELLLHLGRYAEAGDQAREALALAADVPGTTSEVVMASAALGFSEAFLEDPAAGLAVMRQALDTAERSGRPEDVACAYLHLAELLTGPLNILEEGVVVARRGADRVAELGLGRTWETRLLAVATNGLFRVGQWAEAEKVVAAALRHRPSGADAVELLLARCRLSVGYGDVEASDRDLEAVATVLAGGGARHVLPMLILRAGLAMWQGRHDLARQAVQRGLTESRSDDVIVLATLAWHGLRAEAEAAASRTIEVDPNAVRRLREVVDRVTGKSAKAGAPVRYVAEGFLALCDAELSRLDDGRGDPALWERSALEWDRRNHPYPAAYSRLRQAEALLARRSRVATAGKLLHRAYAMAQSLGAVPLTAEIRTIASRARVTLDAAPDPAPVPRQRAAAPAGPAVDELATLTAREREVLAAVAEGLTNREIGQRLFISERTIGVHVSHIFDKLQVRTRVQASAIFLRNGAE, encoded by the coding sequence ATGGCCAGCGACGTGGACACGGCACCGCTCGTCGGCCGTACCGGGACCATGGCGACGCTGCGGTCGGCGCTCTTCGACGACCTACGGCCCGGGCAGACCGGCGCGGTGTTCCTCACCGGAGAGAGCGGGGTGGGCAAGACCCGCCTGCTGACCGAGGTCGGAGAGCAACTGCGGCAGACCGGCGCCCTGGTGCTCACCGGCACCTGCCTCGACATCGGAGACGCCTCGCCGCTGCACCCGGTACGGCAGGCGCTGCGCCGGCTCGACGCCGAGCAGGCGCAGGCGCGCACCACGTCGGCGATCCGCGGGGTGTTGCAGGTCTTCGACGAGGAGACCCCCGGCCCGGACGGCGCCGGCGCGCTGCTGGAACGCGTCGCCCAGGGCCTGCACGTGGTGGCCGGTGGACGGCCGCTGGTGCTCGTCCTCGACGATCTACAGTGGGTCGACCGCAGCACCCGGCAGCTCCTGCTCTATCTGCTGGCCGGCCTCGGCGACCTCCAGCTCTCCGTGCTGGCCGCGATCCGGGCCGAGTCGCTGCGCGGCGCGCACCCGCTGCGCCGGGTGCTCACCGAGCTGCGCCGGCTACGCTCGGTGCGGGTGATCGACCTGCTGCCGCTGGACCGGTCCGCCACCGACGAACTGGCCGCCGCCGTGGTCGGCGCGCCGCTGCCGCCGGAGGCCGCCGACCAGCTCTGGCAGCGCAGCGGCGGCAACCCGTTCGTGGTGGAGGAACTGGCCCGCGACCGGCGCGACGGCCGCGACGGCCTCTCCGACACGCTGCGCGAGGTGTTCCTCGACCGGGTCGACGCGCTGCCCCAGCCGGCGCACGCGGTGGTGCACGCGGTGGCGGTCGGCGTCGAGCCGGTCGAGCACTGGCTGCTGGCCCAGGTGGTGCGGCTGCCCGAGGAGGAGCTGCTCGACGCGGTCCGCGAGGCGGTCGCGCACCGCCTGCTGGTCGGCGCCGACGACGGTTACCGGCTGCGGCACCGGCTGGTCGCCGAGGTCCTGGCCCACGAGCTGTTGCCCGCCGAGCGGGCCGCACTGCACCGCCGCTACGCCGAGGCGCTCACCGCCGTACCGGCCGAGCTGCACCAGGCACGGCTGGCCCATCACTGGCGGCACGCGGGCGAGCCGGCCCGGGCACTGCCCGCCGCGATGGCCGCCGCCCGGGAGGCGGAACGGCTGCACGGGTACGCCGAGGCGCACCGCCACTGGTCCGCCGCGCTGACCCTGGCCACCGAGCCGGCCGCCGTGCTGCCCGACGGGGCGCGGCCCGAGCCGGTCGAGGTGGATCGGGCCGAGCTGCTCAGCCACGCCGCCGAGGCCGCGCACCACAGCGGGGAGCACGCCCGCGCCCTGACGCTGCTGGAGGAGCTGGCCGACGACCCGTCCGGCCCGCCGGTCTGCGCGCTGCGCATCCGCCGGGCCCGCTACCTGGCCGCGGCCGGCCGGTCGGCCCCCGCCGAGCAGGAGTACCGGCGGGTGCTGGACTCGCCCGACTGCACGCCGCGGGAGCGGTGCACCGCCGCCGCCCGGCTGGCCGAGCTGCTGCTGCACCTGGGCCGCTACGCCGAGGCCGGCGACCAGGCCCGGGAGGCCCTCGCGCTCGCCGCCGACGTTCCCGGCACCACCTCCGAGGTGGTGATGGCCAGCGCCGCGCTCGGCTTCAGCGAGGCGTTCCTGGAGGATCCGGCCGCCGGGCTGGCGGTGATGCGCCAGGCGCTGGACACCGCCGAGCGGTCCGGCCGGCCGGAGGACGTGGCGTGCGCGTACCTGCACCTGGCCGAGCTGCTCACCGGGCCGCTGAACATCCTCGAGGAGGGTGTGGTGGTGGCCCGCCGGGGCGCCGACCGGGTCGCCGAGCTGGGGCTCGGCCGCACCTGGGAGACCCGGCTGCTGGCGGTGGCGACGAACGGGCTGTTCCGGGTGGGGCAGTGGGCCGAGGCGGAGAAGGTCGTCGCCGCCGCGCTGCGGCACCGCCCGTCCGGGGCCGACGCGGTCGAGCTGCTGCTGGCCCGGTGCCGGCTCTCCGTCGGGTACGGCGACGTCGAGGCGTCCGACCGCGATCTGGAGGCGGTCGCGACGGTGCTGGCCGGCGGCGGCGCCCGGCACGTGCTGCCGATGCTCATCCTGCGGGCCGGCCTGGCCATGTGGCAGGGCCGGCACGACCTGGCCCGGCAGGCGGTGCAGCGGGGCCTGACCGAGAGCCGTTCCGACGACGTGATCGTGCTGGCCACGCTGGCCTGGCACGGACTGCGCGCGGAGGCCGAGGCGGCGGCCAGCCGCACGATCGAGGTGGACCCGAACGCGGTACGCCGGCTGCGCGAGGTGGTCGACCGGGTGACCGGCAAGAGTGCCAAGGCGGGCGCACCGGTGCGCTACGTCGCGGAGGGGTTCCTCGCGCTCTGCGACGCCGAGCTGAGCCGGCTCGACGACGGCCGGGGCGACCCCGCGCTGTGGGAGCGCTCCGCGCTCGAGTGGGACCGGCGCAACCACCCCTACCCGGCCGCGTACTCCCGGTTGCGGCAGGCCGAGGCGCTGCTGGCCCGCCGCAGCCGGGTGGCCACCGCGGGCAAGCTGCTGCACCGGGCGTACGCGATGGCCCAGTCGCTCGGCGCGGTGCCGCTGACCGCGGAGATCCGTACCATCGCCTCGCGGGCCCGGGTGACCCTGGACGCCGCGCCGGATCCCGCGCCGGTGCCCCGGCAGCGGGCGGCGGCGCCCGCCGGGCCGGCGGTGGACGAGCTGGCGACGCTCACCGCGCGGGAGCGGGAGGTGCTCGCCGCGGTCGCGGAGGGGCTGACCAACCGGGAGATCGGCCAGCGGCTGTTCATCAGCGAGCGGACCATCGGCGTCCACGTCTCGCACATCTTCGACAAGCTCCAGGTCCGCACGCGCGTGCAGGCCAGCGCCATCTTCCTGCGCAACGGCGCGGAGTAG
- a CDS encoding DUF5995 family protein, with protein MTEPVWGPVHQDIVGLLADHPADVPAVVDHLTKLQDLLVRLPPLEESCPLADFNKLYLVITSTVLDGLYDDRFCDPAFLARLDVEFAARYFEALRFWTDSSPSTPKAWSCLFKRMRGPDARPLPSAAAGVNAHINYDLPFALVTTFDSLESEPIDGSDQHRDYLEINKIFAERIPELRRGYLDNWQLMIDMVNGDIDDWYQGELVEYTRNVAWRNAQKIWRCRHDPDARECERTRLDDNAALLGRLLLSPLGAFLQ; from the coding sequence ATGACCGAACCGGTCTGGGGTCCTGTGCACCAGGACATCGTCGGGCTGCTGGCCGACCACCCCGCCGACGTACCGGCGGTCGTGGACCATCTGACCAAGCTTCAGGATCTGCTGGTCCGGCTGCCGCCGCTGGAGGAGAGCTGCCCGCTCGCCGACTTCAACAAGCTCTACCTGGTCATCACCAGCACCGTGCTCGACGGCCTGTACGACGACCGGTTCTGCGACCCGGCGTTCCTGGCCCGGCTGGACGTGGAGTTCGCGGCCCGCTACTTCGAGGCGCTGCGGTTCTGGACCGACTCCAGCCCGAGCACCCCGAAGGCGTGGTCGTGCCTGTTCAAGCGGATGCGCGGCCCGGACGCCCGGCCGCTGCCGTCGGCCGCCGCGGGCGTCAACGCGCACATCAACTACGACCTGCCGTTCGCGCTGGTGACCACGTTCGACAGCCTGGAGTCCGAGCCGATCGACGGCAGCGACCAGCACCGCGACTACCTGGAGATCAACAAGATCTTCGCCGAGCGGATCCCGGAGCTGCGCCGCGGCTACCTGGACAACTGGCAACTCATGATCGACATGGTCAACGGCGACATCGACGACTGGTACCAGGGCGAACTGGTGGAGTACACCCGGAACGTGGCCTGGCGCAACGCGCAGAAGATCTGGCGCTGCCGGCACGACCCGGACGCCCGCGAGTGTGAGCGGACGCGGCTGGACGACAACGCCGCGCTGCTCGGCCGGCTGCTGCTGTCACCCCTCGGGGCGTTCCTGCAGTAG